The Myxococcales bacterium DNA window GACGAGCCGCCCGATCCGCGCGCCATCGCCACCGCCCGCCGCCGCGACGTGCCCATCGAGCACCTCGGCCAGCAGTTCACCCGCGCCGACTTCGCGAACTTCGACCTGATCCTCGCGGTCGACATCCCGGTGCAGCGGGCGCTGCAAGGCCTCGCGCCCGACGACGCGGCCCGCGGGCGCGTCCGCCTGCTGCGCAGCTTCGACCCGAGCGCCGCGCCGGGCGCCGAGGTGCCCGATCCGTACTACGGCGGTCAGGCCGCGTTCGACGAGGTCTTCGACGTGTGCGCCGCGGCGTGCCGGGGGCTGCTCGCGGCGCTGCCGCCGCCTACTTGACCCGCGCGACCTGGTTGCCGCTGCCGAGCTGCGTGATCTTGGGCGCCTTGCGGGTGTGGCCCTTCTTGTAGGTCACCTTGTTGCTGCTGCCGGTGATCGCGATCTTGTCGGCGGCGTCGATGGCGACGGTGTTGCTGCTGCCGTTGACGACGACCTTGGCGCAGCCGCCGGTGACGGTCACGACGTTGGTCGAGCCGTTGACCACGACGCGGCCACCGTCACCGCAAGCGACGGTGACGGTCTTCGCCGAGTTGTTGATCACGTGATCGGGCGCGTCGGCGAGCGCGACGGCGGGCACCAGCGCGAGGACGAGGGCGAGGGCGAACCTGGTCATGGGCATCTCCGGGCGGGATCGCGGCCACTCGACCGCTGCCCCACCGTACCTCGATCCCTGGCCGGAAGCTGACGCCGGTTCGCGATGACGGCCGCTGCCACACCGCGTCAGACCAGGTAGGCTGACGGCGATGTCGCTGCCCACCCGTGACGACGATGCCCGCGCGGTCGCCTCTGCGCTCGACCGCTACACCGGCGCGGCCCTGGCCGCGGCCATCGAGCTCACCGCGGCCGGCGAGCGCCTCGACCAGCACCAGGTCGTCGTCGAGAAGGTGGCGTCGGCCGCCACCGACGCCCGGGTCGCCCGCTCGCTGCTCGCCGCGCTGGCCGCCAACCCGACCAGCGACGACGGCTTCGCCGAGCCGGTCCGCGTGGCGATCGCCGACCTGGCCCGCAGCGCCCGCGAGCGCCTCGACCCGATCGCCGCCGAGCTCGCGTTGCCCGACCCGGCCTACGACGCCGCCGAGCGCGCCGCGATCCATCGCCTCGGCCACCAGGACGCGGTGTGCGCGATCGGCCGCGCGGTCGCCGCCAACCGCGGCAAGAACGCCTGGCCCCTCGACCCGACCCTGACCGAGGTCCGCGCCAGCGTGCGCCAGTTCTCCGATCGCGAGGTCGCGCCGCACGCCGAGCACATCCACCGCGACGACGCGCTGGTGCCCGATCGCTTCATCGCGGCGATGGCCGACCTCGGCTACTTCGGGCTGTCGGTGCCCGAGGCGTTCGGCGGCCACGAGCTCGGCAACCTGGCCATGATCCTCACCACCGAGGAGCTATCCCGCGGCTCGCTGGCCAGCGCCGGCTCGCTCATCACCCGGCCCGAGATCCTGGCCAAGGCGCTCCTGGCCGGCGGCACCGAGGCCCAGCAGCGCACCTGGTTGCCGCGGATCGCCGCCGGCGAGCACATGGTCGCGATCTCGGTGACCGAGCCCAACGTCGGCTCCGACGTCGCCGCGGTCGCGTGCCGCGCCACGCCGGCCACCGTCGACGGCGTCGCCGGCTATGCGATCACCGGCCCCAAGGCCTGGTGCACGTTCGCCGGGCGCGCCGACGTGATCGCGCTGCTGGCCCGCACCGATCCCGACCTGGCCAAGGGCGCCAAGGGCCTGTCGCTGTTCATCGTCGAGAAGCCCCGGTTCGACGGCCACGAGTTCGAGGCCCAGCAGCCCGGCGGCGGCCGGCTCACTGGCAAGGCCGACCGGACGCCCGGGTATCGCGGCATGCACTCGTTCACGCTCGCGTTCGACGACTGGTTCGTACCGGCCACCAACCTGGTCGGCGAGGACGCCGGCCTCGGGCGCGGCTTCTACCTGCAGATGGCCGGCTTCGCCGCCGGGCGCCTGCAGACCGGCGGCCGCGCGTGCGGCGTCGCCCAGGCCGCGCTCGAGCAGACCGCCGAGTACGTGACCGCGCGCAGCCAGTTCGGCCAGCCGATCA harbors:
- a CDS encoding low molecular weight phosphotyrosine protein phosphatase, coding for MRVVFVCLGNICRSPTAEAIMRHLLQAARRTDITVASAGTGRWHVDEPPDPRAIATARRRDVPIEHLGQQFTRADFANFDLILAVDIPVQRALQGLAPDDAARGRVRLLRSFDPSAAPGAEVPDPYYGGQAAFDEVFDVCAAACRGLLAALPPPT
- a CDS encoding DUF3060 domain-containing protein, whose amino-acid sequence is MTRFALALVLALVPAVALADAPDHVINNSAKTVTVACGDGGRVVVNGSTNVVTVTGGCAKVVVNGSSNTVAIDAADKIAITGSSNKVTYKKGHTRKAPKITQLGSGNQVARVK
- a CDS encoding acyl-CoA/acyl-ACP dehydrogenase; translated protein: MSLPTRDDDARAVASALDRYTGAALAAAIELTAAGERLDQHQVVVEKVASAATDARVARSLLAALAANPTSDDGFAEPVRVAIADLARSARERLDPIAAELALPDPAYDAAERAAIHRLGHQDAVCAIGRAVAANRGKNAWPLDPTLTEVRASVRQFSDREVAPHAEHIHRDDALVPDRFIAAMADLGYFGLSVPEAFGGHELGNLAMILTTEELSRGSLASAGSLITRPEILAKALLAGGTEAQQRTWLPRIAAGEHMVAISVTEPNVGSDVAAVACRATPATVDGVAGYAITGPKAWCTFAGRADVIALLARTDPDLAKGAKGLSLFIVEKPRFDGHEFEAQQPGGGRLTGKADRTPGYRGMHSFTLAFDDWFVPATNLVGEDAGLGRGFYLQMAGFAAGRLQTGGRACGVAQAALEQTAEYVTARSQFGQPIIEYPLTQHQLGRMACRLAAARAITYEAAIAMDADERAAAPLAAQAKLFACDAAVEITQLGQVLHGGWGYAEEYPISRYVVDALVLPIFEGVRPILALKVVGRALLAGRA